The DNA segment AACAGGAAGCGTATccgacaaaaaacaaaacattaaaaaaaaaaaaatagccaaaTCAAGCATCCGCTGTGGTGACACTTTGTGAATGTGGGAGGAGTCAAAATTAGCTTTAATAGCAAATCCCTCACATGATGAGACTGAGCCAGCTTAAAAACCAAAAAGTGTCTTCAGCTGCtatgtctttttaaatattcttttgAATGGGTTGTTGCGGTCATGGCGTTTGGCCCTGCCAATTTTGAAGAGAGCATCCTGCACGCCCTCATCGGTTTTCTGAACGTTGGTCTGGATGGAGTCCAGCATGTTGCCCTGCTCCTCTACCAGCACGGCGATGTCCAGGAATATCTCATGGATGCCCTTGATGCGTCTCTCCAGGTCCAGCAGCTCCTGGTGACGTTTCTCAACCTGGAAGAGAGCTGAACGTGCCGTTCTGCCTTCAGTCACCACGTTATTGCTGAAGATGTTCCACTGACCTTTCTCAATcatctcctccacctcctctcccgTCACCTCACACCCAACTATCTCCATTTGCCTCTGGATCTGGGCTTTGCAGCTTTCACGGTGGCTCATCTCGGCCTCATTGTAATCAAACATCGCATCGCGAAAGCCATTACTGAGGCAGGCGTACTGGGTTCTGGCGATACGCGTCACAGCAGAATTGGCACCATGTTTTTCTTCTAGCTTGCACGCCATGCCATCCATGTCACGCAGGCGTGCTAGAACATTCTCAGCCCGCATCTTTATGTCAGCTCCAATAGAGTCCCTTTTAATAGTAGAGGTGCCATGGAACATGCAGGAGCTCTGCTCACGAAGCCTTTTAACCTCCAGGCGGATGAGCTGGATGTCTTTATGGATCCCTTCTGCCTGGGAAAAGATTTCTGCCAGAGCAGGGCTGTTGTCCAGGTCGACTTTGCTGAGGGACTTGGAGAGAGTGGAGTCTGCATTCTCCACTGGCTCCACAGGGCCGCCGGAGACTTCCTGCAGGTGGCTCAGTCTGTCCCTCATGGCTGATCTGGAGATCAAGTGAAGGTTATAGAGGTCAAGATGATTTTCTATTCACTTAACAAACATTAGTAAAGCTAATTCATTCAAGTAGGTGAACCATTTATGTTTGAATTTAAACACACTTGGCACCTTGCTTGCTTCTCATATCTGATGAAAATAGTTTTCCTTCTTCCTTCAAGTATAATCCACCCACCACCAATCACTGGCCTAACAGGTTATCCAAAGAGTAGTCAACAATGTTCCTTTTCACCAAAGAGAGATTCATTTTGACTTTAAAAACCGAGCTTTAGATTCTGCATATAAGTTAGAGTTATATCTTGGATAAACAGCCTAAATATTTCTAATGCATAAAGTACACTTGTGATAGCATTAAGAGGCATTTCAGTCATTGGCGCTACACAACAAATATATGGTTCCAACGCTATAAAATCTAAGAAAAACCCCAAATGTTTTAGAAGAAATGATAACTTAGACATATCTGATCTTTTCTTACATCTCATACAAATTACTGCCTCCTGTGCTCAGTATCTATCACCATGTAATTTCATAAGTTACCCATACTTTCTGTCAAACCACAAAATCCCACTGTTACCATTTCATATGCAACAAGGTCAAATAATCATGCGCATAGTGACAAGATTAAAGGAAAGATCCTCACCCGTTTGCTCTTTATCTCTACAAATCAAACTTTGGCCATCATCTGAAGTCTACTAATCCGGACTGTGAGCACAAAAAACAGTCCCACGTGTTACCAGTGCTGCAGGCTGTGAggtaaaaactgaaaatctgcTGTGCTTTTTGTCAGGGTGCACAATTGTGACACTCAGTCACAGTCATGTGACTTTAGGAATGAAGACAGATCAGTTCAACCTTGACCTGCACCACAGGAGCGTCAGTTGTGTAGGACAGCTTTGTAAACATAAACTTGGACCTAGACTTTAAATCAACACACCAGACTTTCTCTGTTCCCACACACAATCTGGTGAATCACCGGTTGATTCACCATCAGCAGCTTTTCTCCTGGCCCCTGATCCTCTGAGTCTCTGTCACAATGAGATTTCCCATCAGTTACAAATCCCAAATtatcaaaagaaataaaatggttCTGGATCAGACATGGGTACGAGAAATTTAGATAATGCGCAGTTTAAACCGctctttttaaattacttttttaaaattttgattgtaatatttaattaattaaatggctggaaaataaaatgatgcCACGGCTCATCTGCACGGCCACCAGGGGAGGGCAGCCTACACTATGAGAGTAGGCAGAACAAGGTCTGTGCAGTTTGTGTGTTAGCCACACCCAAATGACTTCCACAACTACATGCACAAACAAGTTTGGATTTTagtagcttcttcttctttttttaaattcttctgACTACTACACACTTAGTTATGCCCCTTAGCAATTTAGTTAGGTTTAAATCAACCCCTGTATTTGGCGACGGTTTTACTATTTTGAGGAGGTCAAGTCTGCTGGAGGCATTTGTAGCACTGTCCTCATTTTTTGGCTCCAAAATCAACCACAACTAAGCACAGCTTAGGTGCTTGTTGATCACACATAGACAAACTATGTTTTCTTATCTGGATAGTTGATGTAGGAAGGGGTGTACGAGCATAGATAAGAACTTTAAACTTGGATGAACATTCCTGCTGTAAAATGCATATTAACTGTTTCTTATCTATAGTATATTTATTGCCATCTTTTGAACTATTATTGCACAACAAGGGCAAACCCGGTCTCACTGGAATTTCTATTAGATTAGACGCATTCTCTTTATATATAGATACATTAGTTTTCTTTAATATTCTGCCAAATCCCTTACTTGCAGTCTTTCGGACACACATCAAATTTGCACGATTGGTACATGACTTCAAGATAAAATCAGGGTTTAGGCTTCAATCATAGGGAACAGGAATGTCGCTAAACTTACCAGTTCAACTTAGGCCACCAACCCACGCTGTGTATAGAAGCCTGATTTATCACATGCTGTTAAATGAAGAGTGCCAGCTCTGGTTTAGGAGTATATTGACACGCGTTTGCTGATAAGGAACCTGGTTTTAAAGTATTCTAATACGACATATGAATTGAGGCAATGATTATTAATACTGATTGTTTGGCCTCCTGTGAATAGGTATGTTTGAGTGAGTGAAACGTTGATTCTTAATGAGCCTGAGACTAAATATAGTTTTACTCACTTACATTATTGCATTGGGTTGGATGGATATGTTAACTTACCGACTGAGGTGTATTTTGAACCCAATGACCTAACTCCTCTCAGGGTCTTCAGCACGTGAACTCGCGTAGTCGCGAGCATTCGCTTCTTGTTAGGCTGCTGCTTTCAAGTGTACCCCggattttcaaatgaaaacatatgACTTTAAAATGCTGGTTTAATAACAGCATCTAGACTTGCAAGAAATGTAGCATTTATTGTCTTATTCAAACAGTCTTTCATATTACCAGTGACTTTGGAGGAAGGAAACAAATGCGTTTACACACGTTATTAGATAATCAAAATATTGCGGAGGCATATACACACTAACAACAAGGTATCCATTTGTCACTCCTAAACGCAATGTGTTGTCTTAAAAGACCTTTCTTTCTATGGGAATTGCCCATTTGTGGGTGGGAGGATGGGGGAATGGGGGGGAAACAAAGCACACCGACCGCTAGTTTTTCATCTTTCCGACTGCTCGTGAAGACAGCGCACCTCCATCAGCACCCTGTTGCAACCTcaactttctttttgttcctTTCAAGGAACCGGGCTAATCACCGCCGCCAGAGACGAAAGGAGAAGAAACACTTTTTagtcctgtttatttttttaaacataaaactaCAATGAAGTTGGCGCTTATTCGCAGTGCTTACATGAGTCTCCGGGCACATCAGGTCCGTCCGGGTAGCAGATTCACCGGGTTTTCGCGAAGATGCCTACCGATAGGCATTACCAGCAGTCGATTGAGCCTCCGAGCGGCAAGCGCTACCTCCAGCACCGGCACCAACCCGAAGTTAACCGGTAACTTTGGGGTACAATCTCAGAAGGGGGATGAGTCTGATTACGACAACCATGTGAGGTAaaataacaacagcagcaacaacaatgtAGAGTAAAAGTCTGATTGTGGTGTGTCATGACAAATTGTTTTAACGGCTAGCTAAAAAAACGAAGTTCGTTGGAGGGATGGTTATCTACGTGACAAAGGTAGTAAGCATTTCCGGTCTCACCGGCGTTTTGGCCCCTGGCTAGTAGCCAGTTCTGCACGTGTCCCCGGGTTAGGGTGTCAGAGACACCAGCCAGCTGATGCAACCCTTTTCTGTTGTTGCTAAACATGCGACACATGAGGAACCGAGTAAAAACACGCAGGCGTGGATGACTGATGCTAACTAGTTTTGCTGCTAACATTTAAATGCAATCAGATCTATAACACTTGTATTGAGTGTGAAGAAAATTAGCAAAAAGGATTTATTCAGTTAAAGTTTAACTTTAaagttttggacttttaacgtATTTGTTAACGTATTTGTAAACATTTTCCCCGCCCGCCCGCATATTGCCGCATGCGCACTGAAAACGACCATGGGTTGTTCCATACCACAAATTCTGGTATcaatccgataccaagtaaatgtAGGGCCAATATTGCATATACCAATACTGATACCGATACATTTAACTTTTAAAGGCATCTTATGTAGGGGAGAGCAGTGGTCAACAATTTATTAATGTTGATCCAATACCAATATAAGCTCTGGTTTCGATACTATTGATATTTGGATTACTACTACTCTACTCCACAGAGCCTGATGCATAATTCATTAGGAAAATTCCTGCAAATAGACAAAAAGTGATGGCTTGATAGGTCCTAAGCAATACTTATCTCACATATTTCACAAGCTAGTCTGTGAATTAAAGTAAACACAGCACCTGACTGCTTCCCACCTTCTCATCAGCTCCATAGTTTGCTGCAGACATTGCTTGAAAATTTAGTTACACCATGTG comes from the Astatotilapia calliptera chromosome 15, fAstCal1.2, whole genome shotgun sequence genome and includes:
- the LOC113037388 gene encoding syntaxin-11-like, which encodes MRDRLSHLQEVSGGPVEPVENADSTLSKSLSKVDLDNSPALAEIFSQAEGIHKDIQLIRLEVKRLREQSSCMFHGTSTIKRDSIGADIKMRAENVLARLRDMDGMACKLEEKHGANSAVTRIARTQYACLSNGFRDAMFDYNEAEMSHRESCKAQIQRQMEIVGCEVTGEEVEEMIEKGQWNIFSNNVVTEGRTARSALFQVEKRHQELLDLERRIKGIHEIFLDIAVLVEEQGNMLDSIQTNVQKTDEGVQDALFKIGRAKRHDRNNPFKRIFKKT